ATCTTTTAGTATAATCTTGAAATActgattatctttttttttatatataaaaatagaaaaacagaAATGACAACCCATATACTCGTAAGTGATGATTGCATAAACATCATGTATGTTGATTCTATAGCTGAATAATTATGTCGGAATCAATATACAGATaagagtatttatttaatatgtctAAACATCTTGACAAAAGTTCAACTTCATATAACGAATATATTAACGTTCGAACTTAACTATTAAACTCCGGTAATTgatgatttaaattttgtttaccaaTATTTAATGCACATGTGCAGTGGTACCACAGAATCCTTCTTAACtgttcattttccttttctttttttgtaatataatattatttaatttttaggtTTGGTGAAGTAGATAAAGTGatagaaatattattgtatggccttttttctttttcctgcaaattttcaaacattctttaatacaGTCCCACTGTCCAATAATGAACTATTGGGCATGAATGGGCTTAccattttaaatgaaaaatgaaaaggtaagtgaattttttaaatactaattatcgttatagtatattttttctgtgtgtatataataaataatattttatattttataatatgaaaaaaattatatataaaccaacacatcacatttttaaaaataaaaataaaaaaagcaacaaagaaaaaaatatacttaatagtattatcaaaataacaataaattggTGTCGCGTCATCATCGCGCTttatgtgaaaaaagaaaaaaaccctatcatatatattattagtataGATTTAACTTTAGGAGTAATGATTGaactttaattttagtagGTTTAAAGTTGATTTAGTAAGAAAGTCGAAGCCCATCAGtgaaagggaaaaagaggTTGGGGTGTCCAAAGCCCACTTTTAGCCCACTTCATGACCTGTTTGGTTTTATGCCCATTTTGTAACTGTTTGAAACTTGTTTGGTTGTGTCATTTCCATTGAAAAGGCCCAACCACTAtctctactatatatatatatataaaaaaaagacaaaaacattAACTTGCACCAAATTCTTTTTGTGTcgataatatttctaaattaattttattttattaatgtccTCATCtctcccttttatttttaaatattatgagtTGATTTATGTAtcatattcttatttataatatattttaaattataaatacttatttattatatacacacaaaatGATACAGATTAAAAACCTTGTTGGATTTTCTCAATGAAACAGGACCCAGTATTTCTAAAACCTCCCAACTCATATGGGCATGGGCCTTAATCAtttaaaagagataaatttataacgctttctgtatttaattgaaatattacgaaattttcttgtgttatttttatagataaaaaattgcTCGTGTTATTAAAATGACTGGCAAAATAtccttttttattcaaaattaatagaGCGCATGTCGCACGTCTAAAATAtgagtggatttttttttttatactttttaatataatatttaacctttttttccaattacctcgttttacataaaaatattaaataattttaagaaaggGGGAAAAATCGGATCCAATACAATGGCATTGAATTTAGAAACCTATTGGGTGTTGGGAGTGTTAACCTCAACAAATGTGttgtcaaattttcaaatattatattaaattctaattttaagaaagctaaatttaattttaactttttgagCAATTTAAGTAagttatatttagttttaattgcTAAGTACTAATCGTTAAAATAgaagtaatattattttttaaattattattattctaattaaaaactatGAGTCCAAGAggtttctttcaattttgaaaatcagcatttttaaattttaattcaacatacaaatatttaaaataaaaatcactatttaatGTTGGATAGTCGTTGCGACAAGTGttagaacaaaattatttttcaataaaaataaaaatttaaaattcgaTCAATTCGACTATACTTCAAAATTAGGTCACTCTggtgatgaaattttttttttatttatttatgggtgaatgtaaatatataataaataaaaataaataaaaacaagtaaattccaacttaaattctaaaaattaattattattttttttaaaagaaagcGAGTAATAAGTGGGCCCAGCCACATGTCAATTGACAATGGAGTTGGGTGCCCACCTACTCAATTGACATCGACTCagccatttatttttatctatattatttattaaaactcAACTccctaaaataattatttttattaatataatattgattaattaatatactcttcaatatatttatttatctaaccAGATAAGTATCtctttaatcattttattctaccaattattttttgttcatgcatatctaaaattattatattctttcacttttaattaattaattattatttttatttaattaaataaatattatttaaattatgcgCACGTATCAAATGTGCTTCATTCACtagttatttaataaaagcTAAGCccttaaactaattaatttggtgCGTCAAATGTGTAATTCCTTAAATACTCTTAAAACTACTTCCTTTCCCTATCAAGGTTAttagaaaaatcattttatttaaactcttttattatcttaaattcaaataaattttctttcacttttttaatatataagtttatattacttaaattaCGCAATGagtaaatttttgttcttattttacCACTTATCAAGGGTGTCCCGTCTATAGATAGTTATTGATGGGTAAAACCCACTTTATAtgcaaaatatctaaattattcttaatgaAGGGTAATTCAGTCATTACGCAACACCAGATCCACGTGCTTTTGAGAGGCGGGTCGAGTAACCCAGAACCTGGTTTTGGATTTTGTATGAAAACCCCGGCATGAGAACCGCCTGATTGAGAGTGATGGTTAACTAGATGGCGACACGTGGCCCATACAACAGTATCCACCTGGATCCTATAAATACCCAAAGACGCTATATTTTGAGGTAACTTGTTCACTTAACTTTTCGACCTACTACTTCTAATTGCACATTTTTACCTCGATCACATTAATTTACGCGTCGGAAGGTCGTTGTCGGGGGTGCATCCGATGAGCTTCACATTCTTGTTTCATTCTCAGGGACCCAATACTCGATTTTGGAGGAGTTAGCAATTGACCGAGAGGTCAATCCTTGAGGTAGCTGAATCTAGGCAAGATCAGTTATAATATCTTATGCCTCGTTTACTTtgtaaattgaatttagatGGACTAAGTTATTCAAGAGGAATAGTGATTCGTACCGAATTTGGAGATAAAAACTAAGTCCCTGTAAtgtaaaatggaaaaaatgaaatttatcccattagatatgaaaaataagcaGAAAATCCcatgtagaaaataaaataataaattattttatgtgttttttaaaatagcaaattaccctcatgaTAGGGTAtaatttgctatattttttaaaatatagaagaataatttattaatatttttttcacaaagcgatatttatttatttatatatcataGAGGGAACCCAATATAAGATTAACACCTTATAAGAAGTATATcgaataatttattcaatataataatgaaaaataaacatgattttaatattcatttcttTAAGGAAAGGAGTGATACGTGGCCTAGAAAAAAGACCCTTTTCGAGTCTCAAGATACACGTGCATGTACTTATCTATTGGCTAAAtaagtaattacatatatatatatgtaactaTCACAAAGATAACGACTTATGTACGTTACAtccaatttatcaaaaaaagaCATACGTTACATTGCGTCCAACTTCCGTGATAGTTATGATGACTATCCATCCCAACATTTTCACATTGTTCTATAATTTAAGACCATTTttggacttttttttttctaaatatattttaccttttgaggaatgaaatatattatgtttgaattatttctttaaaaacaaatttctatttaaaatataatattttaaatcctataatttaattttcaattctatTTTCGGAGTCCGTGTACTAAATAGATTTGtttggttatatttttaagttgtcTTTCCTtatctcaaataaatatatagatatttgtatgtttttttttaaaatattcatgtGTTTtcgacataaaaaaaatgaaaaataaacaatgccaagattttattaatttattagctGTCATGACAcgctatttttaaatatatataataaatatttttatattttaaaatatattataaataaaattaaaatatacaaaatatattaattgagtagttaaattaatataaaattaagcagtagcaaaaaaataattaataggatattttttaaattataaaaaattagtgcaaCACCGTCAAAATTGTCTCTTCGTGTCTTGACAATTTGACATCTATGTTGTTTTTCTAATAGTAtggatttaataatttatttattttatgatgttTTGAAGTTGGATTGAGACGAGATCATAAAAAAGTCCAAGAATTGAAGAAAGTGGTTGGTCTGAACTGATCCTCTTTCCTACCGTCCCACGTCATGTTTTCGTCTGAATTCTCTTACCAAATGCCGATAGTGGCAGTAATGGCCAACCCAATTCCGTGCTCCACCCAATCAACGTTTTCGCTATTACTCGCATTACGTCAATCCCATAACTGCTTGAGGATAAAACCAAGGCGTTTGGTGATTCTTTATTGATGATTGTAATAATGTACTTCGCATTTCGCTTGTAGTAACTTCATCACAAAACACTTAGCGCTACCCACTTATGGTTAAGTGATTGATACGGACACTCTACAGAGGAACAGGCTTGGAGGCTGTGATCAGAGCTCAAAAGGGGTTTcgattttttcaagaaaagtgtAAAGAAAAGGCATGTTTCTATTCTTGCCCATTAGCCTTTTGTGTTTTTGGGTTTGTTTTTACCGTCTTTGGGAGGAACTAAATCTATGAATTGGTGGTTTGCTTATATGGGGTTACTTTTTTGGACAATCTTGGTAGTGTTTTTTTGTCTCTGTTGTTGATGATCATCAGAAGGGAGACAGAGGAAAGACCTTATGTTTGAAAAATGCTCACTTAATTTTGGATAGAGTGTGTTGGTTATTTGTAGTTTGATTTGATGCTTCTTGGTTAGTGTTTCTCTGTCCATGCATGTATAATTGATAAGttctttttatgttaaaattagTACTCTGTGTCACTTTTTATATAGATGTTCTGTTCTTGCAGTTCTTGTTTTCTCcttgtatgtgtgtgtggtgggGAATCTGGGATTAGGTGCTCCCACTAATGGATGAATTGTGAATGGTGTATATCGTTTATAAATGATTGTACATAGTGTTATTTTACTGCTTAATGTGTTTGGGGAACTTTGGGAACTTCTTTTGACTAGGTCTGGAAACAGTGATCATCGTGGCAGAGGGCATCGGTATGTAAAGTCATAATCGTAATATTGGGGTGGTATAAAAACTTTTCTGATacctttataattttcataatcttTAGGATAGTACCAACATAAGCTTGGTCCTAAGCAAAGGTCTCAGATTCAGTTTCAAGTAGGGACGTTTGGATGAGGGGATAGCCTTGGTTTTGGCCTCCCTTGCTAGATGTCACAGGTATAGTTCAATTCACAGCAGAAATTTGGTGCTTAAGCTATAGCTTTTAGCACATTAAATGGGGTCAGTCCAACACACTTTTTATGTTAGGTGGCTCCCATCTAACCATTAACTCTGGGAACtgttattttgttcatttcgGATTTCAAGTGAACTCAATCTCACCAAGATCAGTTGTGAAGTAAAGACTGGAAATTAATGTGGAGCGAatcttgttttcttattttctttattagcCTCAACGTATTTCAGAAGAGCAGGGTGTTCAAAGTAGAACTAAAAGGTGTATGTGATTTCTAGGATTCAGGACTAGCAGAAAGCTAGAAGTTAACGTGTTTACTACAGGTCAGGATACACAATGCTTGGAAATGGAGTTGTTGGAATCCTCTCTGAGTCCACAAATAAGTGGGAGAGAAGAGTTCCCCTAACCCCTGCACACTGTGCACGGTTGCTGCATGGAGGCAGTGGAAAAACTGGAGTTGCTCGCATCATAGTACAACCTTCTACTAAGCGTATTCATCATGACGCACTCTATGAGGATGTTGGCTGTGAGATATCAGAAGACTTGTCAGAATGTGGTCTCATTTTGGGTATCAAACAACCACAGGTGGTTAGATTGTTATTGCTTTTTGACTTCCTCCATGGCCATCCTATTGAACTCTTAACATAATGAATTTTTGTGCAGTTGGAGATGATACTTCCAGACAGGGCCTATGCTTTTTTCTCCCATACTCACAAggcacaaaaagaaaatatgccTCTTCTTGATAAGGTGTATTTTCATgcaatacaaaagaaaatctttttgCCAGTATTGCCGTTGGCCTAATGGTTCTTTTGTTTAGGTTTTAGCCGAAAGGGCTACTTTGTTTGATTACGAGCTTATAGCTGGAGACAATGGTAAAAGATTACTGGCATTTGGAAAATTTGCTGGAAGAGCTGGAATGATTGATTTCTTGTCTGGCCTAGGACAGCGTATGCTATATATCTCATCCTAGCTGTTACCTTTCGAGTTTCAGTTTcttgtttgaaattttaactTCCTATTTTTTAGAGAGGCAGCATATCCAATAGATGCATTTCTTCCTGTTAACATCTACTTCATATCCATCAATTCGCTAAGCCTTTGCTACTGTGTACTTTATTTAACAAGAAATGAAGGACTCCTTTGATGGAAAGGGAACcaatgcatattttttattttgctttacTTAAGTGATAAACAAACCTACACCTGAATTGCTTAAGCTATCAAGTTGCTTTCGGGCATTTCTATCTGTGTCACAGCTTGAAGTTATTGCAGCGTACACCTCAAATGGGGCTGTGCTCCATGTATAAATGTAGAAGTATAAGTCATTCATATGACTATTTCAGTTACCAGACCAAGTTAAGTACCAATCATTTATACAGGAGCACGTAACAGGCAAATGGCACTGTCTGATATATTGTCATTTCTGCTTCCAGGGTTTCTTAATCTTGGATATTCAACaccctttctttctttgggCGCATCAtacatgtatttttcattGGCTACTGCAAAGGCAGCAGTGATTTCTGTTGGGGAAGAGATAGCTACACAGGGACTCCCATCAGGAATCTGTCCCCTAGTCTTCGTTTTCACTGGTTCAGGAAATGGTATGATAAACTGCTGATGCTTTTatgcaatattaattttctttgaacTCTGGCACAAACAAATCTGCATTACCTTTTATGCATGGTCTGTTTTCTATGCAGTTTCTCTTATTAACGATATTATGCATCAAATTATAGACTTTGAAACGTGAAATAacaaatatgtttattttcttatgcAGTTTCTCAAGGAGCACGAGAAATATTTAAGCTTCTTCCTCACACTTTTGTGGACCCAAGCGAACTTCCACGACTATTTGAGATGGTAATCTCATTAAATATTCACTCCGGAATGCTTACCTGGTCTACTCATGTAAATTGTTAACTGCTCATATACTTCTCTGGCAACCTGCTCTTTGAAGGTTATGATTTACTGATCGAGTAAAATAGACTGGCTTCAGTTCTGTTCATTAAAAAGCAAATCTTTAAAATGTTTCACCGTTCAAATTCACGTGTCCTAAACAGAAGGCCTGATACTGGGTTTTGATTCAAATACCGTCTCATCTGTTTTATTAgtacattttcaatatatcaACATGGGAATGACAGGCGTAAGTGGTGTACGACTGGATTCATACTATTGTGGTCAGAGATTCTTTAATTTGATACTTGTATAGATGTACAGCAAGAACTTGGATTCTCTAGCTAAAAACTTCAGATGTTAGCTGAAAATCAGATATGGGATATCCTCAGCATTTTATTGTTGCTTCCGcatcatttaaataatttcttgtattttcgTTCCCAGTGAAATTCATTTTCGTTTCTATTTCTTTCAACGTGTTGCCAGTTGATTGCTTTTgttctaattatttgttttccatATGGCTTGCAATGGCTAAATCTCGCCAGGGCTCAGAAAAATTGTTTCCCAAATCTCTCTCAGGCACAGAAAGATATTCTATGCACAGAATCCTTCCAGCACCAGAAATTATCTTCACATTCTTATTTTGTTGCCTCGTTTTCTTATGCTTTTAAAGTGCAATCTCAGTGACTTTCTgctttatattgtaattttaatatgtaaatgAAGTACAACTTGTGCATATGTTACCATCTTTCtgatcttcttcttcttcttttcgtTTCTTTGTTCATGTTTCTAGGCTAGAGATCATACTCTAGTAGGACGGACTACGAAAAGAGTCTTTCAAGTATATGGTTGTGTTGTAACCAGTGAAGACATGGTGGAACACAAAGATGCTTCAAAATGCTTTGACAAGGTGAGTCTTAAGCTGTGGGTCTCCCATTCTTGGATCTTCTCGATGATAGATGATCATCTTTTCATCAGGAGTTACACAGAGGAAACAGACACAAAAAAAGTgtagtatgaaattttatgagaacttttaggaaaatattaatttgtctCCGATGAAAGGCTGAAATGAGTTTAGGGAATGGTGTTTCGACGTAGCAACTGAAGGTTCACATATTCCACATATGGATCTTAATTCAATCCCAACTTTTGCTTGttatttaaagattttattcttttttgtaaatttcaaactcttaaatatttttaaagcctataatatttgacatcaGATATTTTTTGCTCATTGGACAGAAGGCATCCTTTTTTTCTCTGAAGAATCAAGTTAGCATCACTTATGATGCTATGCAGGCTTTGTTCCCTGGTCTTGCTTGCAATTCATATAACTGAAACAATAGAGTAAACCTGTGGTCCCATACCATTTTAATAATGCTAAAAAGCTGACAAATAATGATCTTCATGGTGTACctgaaagtataattaatagaTCTGGGGACTAGATTCATTTGCAGATCCTGGTCCACTTAAACAACAGGGGAagttttgcatatttttctgATCCACgtctaaaatatttcatctATTTCTGTTCTTTTCTTGAACCTTAGTGCTGTTTACTTATTTTTGGCTAGATCTGTTACTAATCCACTGTTATTTCATGCATGTCCTTTTTGCTTCTGGGAAAGAGCAGGTAATCTATCGATTAAGAATAGTAACATAAATGGTAATTGAAGAAAAACCGAGAATAAGTTACAATTACAGAAATGGCAGAAATTGTGTTTGTTTTCCGTTTTAGCAATGAAACCTGTATTTATCTGTTCTGTCTTTATTGTTTCGTATAGAGCTCAGGTGTATAGACTACCCTTTTGATCTGTCGGCCTTTGAAGAGTTATTAACTGCTTATAATATGTCACTCTGTTCTTTTAACAAGTCTACTGCTCCGGTATTTGATAGCATACTGACTCTTAATTCTCGGAGACTTGTATTTGTAACCAACCTATTTAAGTTTCTCTATCATATTTCTGTATCCTTGTTCAACCTTGGTATAGCATAACCTGCCATTTTATGTTCTTAATCTTCAAAGATGCATGCtaactttcaactttttcttttatcaggCTGACTACTATGCACATCCAGAAAACTACAGACCTATTTTCCATGAAAAGATAGCCCCATTTGCGTCTGTAATTGGTCAGTATCCTTAACTCTTTTGTGCATGGATTGTCAGTTGATACCacatttttgttagtttttggTAATGTTATAGCTCGAGCAACTACATTAGGTTACACAGTCTCTATCTGCTTTAAAGACTCCACTAAAAAACTTTGttcaagttttaaatttaatcacatGCAGAGACTACTCATATGATATGAAATTCAAAGGATTGAAGTTACTGAAAAAACTTTGAGATGGATTCCTGAAAGTCTTCTTGGCTTGTTACTTACAACTTCACTCAGCTTACAAACAAATTTCTGTGGTCACAGTGACAAATCTTGCTTTTCCAGTTTGCTCTATCGTGGCGATCTCTGTtgataaaaaaacaataatccTTTCTAATTACCCCATTCCATGTTTAAGTTGATCTCTTCATCtacatgtatataaattacatcTGAGCAGATCTCTGAACTAATGTATCTAGCTGAATTAATTGAACATGACAACTATGTTAATTATCTTAGCAATTTACTTCAATGGTTGATGCCTTAACCAGCCATGGACGCATGTTAATACATTTTCAACCGGGTTCACTTGTTTGCTGCAAATCTTTCTTATGTCGCATCTCAGCTACACCACATTTATGTAAATGTTGTCCCTTGATTGCTCATCATTTACTCCAATATCAGATCATGTTATTTCTGTCAAGGAAAAACTCCTTTCTTGGTCTTGCAGGGATTTTTCAACTACAAAATCCCGAAATCTACTTATCCACTTAATTGAATATATCACTTCTTCTTTATAGTTGCGTCTCTAATAGGCTAATCTGCATATTTTCTTCCCAATTATAATTCTGGAAAGAGTTATATGAATAATTGaggctattttattttctctggCAGTCAATTGCATGTATTGGGAGAGAAGATTTCCTCGTCTATTGACTACCACGCAGCTGCAAGATCTGCTGCGAAAAGGATGCCCACTTGTCGGAATCTCAGATATAACTTGTGATGTCGGTGGCTCAATAGAATTTGTGAAAAGAACTACATCTATCGACTCACCTTTCATTAGGTAACTTTTCAGTAATGTCACATCTATCCATGGATTAAAGATTAAAGTGTATCTTGCATTATTTTGGTCGCTTTGAAGAAgaatttactatatattagTTCTTAAAACAAAGATACACTGGGTATGTAATTATGTATGTGTTCATTTGACATGGCTGCATGTATGAGTTTACGTTTAGTCTAGTCAATTCAGACAATATTTCTAATGGATGTTAGACTTTCTTCTgtaccaattcaagaattgtctaattctttttcttttcttttaatcatCTTGTTGATTTGGTGACAATGGCATTTAGATATGATCCTAATGATAACTCATACCATCATGACATGGTGGGTGATGGTGTTATCTGCTCAGCCATCGACATTCTACCAACGGAGTTTGCAAGAGAGGTGAAGTCATCTGTATTTTGGTCTTTcatcatttttacatttataaaatttctcaTTGATGTCTTCAACCTTAAGCACTCTGGATTTATGTTAGTTATCTAACATTATATTTGCTAACATATAGGCTTCCCAACACTTTGGTGATATTTTATCCCAGTTTATTGGAACCTTAGCTTCTTCAAAATGTCTTGATAACTTACCTGCACACCTGAAACGAGCTTGCATCGTCCATGGTGGAGCATTGACTTCCTTATATGAATACATACCCAGAATGAGGAACTCTGATATTGAGTAAGTTGTCTACCCCATCTTccttaaatttgttattttgcCTCTTTACTGCTTCAGCTTTAATTGTGTCATGGACTCTTAAACCACCAAACTCATGCTTAAAAGCTTTAAatgcaattcttttttaaactACAGAAGCATTTTAACTTTTGGGTGggttttatatttgttattttggtatttttggtGTTTCTCCTTTGCAAGATTGTAAACTTGTTTGAAATTGATTTCACTGTAAGCATTATGATCTCAGATCCAACTTCTATGCccttttgttttattcttcattccttttctttctgtcACAGGAATTCATCACAAATTCTACAACCTCTGCAGGctgcaaaaatgaaatacaCTACATTGGTATGTTTCTCTTTGTTATTCATGTGTGATCATCAACTTTCttaattcaagttttttcACGGAGAGGAGGAACAGGATTAACCTTTTACAGGAAAGGGAAACTTGATCCGTGATTAAGATGATGCTTGTCTAACTTCCTGTGAACACCAAAATTTTAGaacttttcttgaaatgatTGAATTGTAACAGAAGTTGCAAATTCTTCATTTTGCATGTAAACTTTTGTCTTTATTGTAATATACTCACGATTAATATCACTTTTCTTATGTGATCCTGTAGATTTCTTTGAGTGGCCATTTGTTCGACCAATTCCTAATAAATGAGGCTTTGGATATCATTGAAGCAGCTGGTGGCTCCTTCCATTTGGTGAAATGTCAAGTCGGTCAAAGCACAGATGCCTTGTCTTACTCAGAACTTGAAGTAAGTGAGATACAATGTGGAGATAATGGAATTATTAAGTGAACTTCTCACATCAAAGGATTCACAAACAGATCCATTTTTCTCTCCCAGTTGTTCATTCTCTTCATCTGTCTTATAAAGTGAAAGGACCATAGGAAAGAGTAAAACAGTAAATGAAAGCCCTTGAAGTAACCCCAAAATTGACTTACTACCTAGAACTCCAAAGTAATTCTGCAATGCTAGCGACCGTGATTCTTTGTTTTCATTGCATGTGTGCCTAACCGACCATATCAGGTCTTGCATCCAGGTTAGATGAGTTTCCTCGTGTTATCTGGTaaattgttttcattttccatCCAGATGCTGCAGCctaggtttttctttttcttctttacttATGGTTACTTGCTGTTCTTTACAGATCGGTGCAGATGATAAAGCAATCctagataaaattattgattcttTGACTGCACTTGCTAATCCAAGTGAGGGTCATGTAGACAGTACAGACAATATAATATCTCTTAAGGTTGGGAGATTAAAAGGGACAGACactgaaaaggaaaatgagataaaaagtGAAGCTGTCGTCCTGATTTTGGGTGCTGGGCGGGTTTGTCGTCCAGCTGTAGAATTTCTAACATCAATTGGTCGAGGCTCATCAAGAAAATGGTTAAAGTCATACATGACAGATGAATCAAGAGAGATTACTTCAATTCGTGTTATTGTCgcttctcttttcttgaaaGATGCTGTGGAGGTTAGTCTAAATGACATTCACTCTGCCAATTGATTCTGTCCATCTGCTCAAAGATTATcagggaaaaaataaatggaaatctaattttataatatggaGCAGATTACTGAAGGAATTCCAAATGCAACTGCGATTCAACTCGACATTACAAAGAAGGAAAATCTCTACCATTACACATCACAGGTAATTCTATGCACCAACCGTTGCAATTCAGGCAGTAGTTTATCTAAAGATTGTCTAAATACCCAAACTATGTACCAAGTGGTTCTAAGCATCCACAGAACTTTTAACTTCAAGATGTCATGTTACTACTAcgatattcattttttatccatcctaaatatattaaagctTGACATATTTATGGGAAACACAACTAATATGGTGTCAAAttcattatcataatttttgtttcttaaatTGGAAAGATAATTGACAAACTTCCTGTCTGTTTTTGCAGGTTGATGTAGTCATCAGTCTACTGCCTCCTAGTTGCCATAGTATCATAGCAAGTGCATGTATTCAGGTGGAGATTCTTATTTCATAGACCTAACCAATTTACTTATGTCGCCGGGGATAACCTAGCAATATAGTACATGACCAATGATGCCATGTCATATGCATCTAAGTcataaataatcaaactaTGACCGTGCTTATCCAGTAGATGATGCATGACAACTTCAACATATGATTATGTTGctttcaaatttcatcaacCATCCCTTTTCCAGTTCAAAACAATTTATATCATGCATCCTAATGCAGTTTAGG
The nucleotide sequence above comes from Sesamum indicum cultivar Zhongzhi No. 13 linkage group LG11, S_indicum_v1.0, whole genome shotgun sequence. Encoded proteins:
- the LOC105173734 gene encoding alpha-aminoadipic semialdehyde synthase → MLGNGVVGILSESTNKWERRVPLTPAHCARLLHGGSGKTGVARIIVQPSTKRIHHDALYEDVGCEISEDLSECGLILGIKQPQLEMILPDRAYAFFSHTHKAQKENMPLLDKVLAERATLFDYELIAGDNGKRLLAFGKFAGRAGMIDFLSGLGQRFLNLGYSTPFLSLGASYMYFSLATAKAAVISVGEEIATQGLPSGICPLVFVFTGSGNVSQGAREIFKLLPHTFVDPSELPRLFEMARDHTLVGRTTKRVFQVYGCVVTSEDMVEHKDASKCFDKADYYAHPENYRPIFHEKIAPFASVIVNCMYWERRFPRLLTTTQLQDLLRKGCPLVGISDITCDVGGSIEFVKRTTSIDSPFIRYDPNDNSYHHDMVGDGVICSAIDILPTEFAREASQHFGDILSQFIGTLASSKCLDNLPAHLKRACIVHGGALTSLYEYIPRMRNSDIENSSQILQPLQAAKMKYTTLISLSGHLFDQFLINEALDIIEAAGGSFHLVKCQVGQSTDALSYSELEIGADDKAILDKIIDSLTALANPSEGHVDSTDNIISLKVGRLKGTDTEKENEIKSEAVVLILGAGRVCRPAVEFLTSIGRGSSRKWLKSYMTDESREITSIRVIVASLFLKDAVEITEGIPNATAIQLDITKKENLYHYTSQVDVVISLLPPSCHSIIASACIQFRKHLVTASYVDDSMSNLDELAKDSGITILCEMGLDPGIDHMMAMKMINQAHARGGKIKSFTSYCGGLPSPDAANNPLAYKFSWSPAGAIRAGRNPATYKYNGEIVHVDGDKLYDSASRLRMPYFPAFALECLPNRNSLVYGELYGIENEASTIFRGTLRYEGFGEIMGTLARIGFFSTEVNPMFQNETRPTYKTFLLALLGCHTKDSAESIVGEKTIADQIIALGLCTKRETAIKAAKTIMFLGFHEKSEIPASCQCAFDVTCLRMEERLAYSGKEQDMVFLHHEMEVEFPNGQPTENHRATLLEFGRTHGERSYTAMALTVGIPAAIGALLLLGKNITTKGVLRPMHPEIFVPTLDILEAYGFKLVEKAD